In Nicotiana tabacum cultivar K326 chromosome 10, ASM71507v2, whole genome shotgun sequence, the DNA window GAGTTCCCATTGAAGGGAATACTTGAGGTTGAAATCTTCGATATTTGGGGAATAGACTTCATGGGACCGTTTCCAGCATCAAATGGTCATCAGTACATCTTGGTCATAGTTGACTATGTGTCAAAGTGGATTGAGGCTGTGGCTTTGCCTACGAATGATGCTAAAGTGGTAGTGagctttttgaagaaaaatattttcaccaTATTCGGGACTCCATGTGCTTTGATAAGTGATTGAGgtactcacttttgtaacaaattgtTGGCAACCTCTTAACTAAGTATGGGGTGAGGCAAAAGGTCAGAACTTTTTATCATCCGCAAACAAATGGTCAAGTGGAGGTCTTAAATAGGGGGTGAAGCAAATTTTGGAGAAGATAGTGAGCGCAAGTAGGAAGGATTGGGCTAGCAAGATAGATGACGCTTTGTGGGCATATCTCACGGCATACAAAACTCCAATTAGCGCTTCACTATACAAGTTAGTATATGGAAAGGCTTGTGACTTGCCTATTGAGCTTGAGCACAAGGCATATTGGGCAATCAAGAAGCTCAAATTTGATATGGATCTAGCTAGGAAAAAATGGATGTTGCAGCTGAATGAGCTCGAAGAGTTTCGACTGCACGCATATGAGAATGCGAAGTTAtacaaagaaaaaacaaaaaacatatTTTGCATCGTGATTTCGAAACCGGTCAATCCattctcttgttcaattcaagGTTGAAGCTCTTTCCTGAGAAGCTCAAATCTAGATGGTCAGGTGCATTTGAAATAGTGCGGGTTACAAAGCATGGAGCCATTGAGCTAAAGGATCCT includes these proteins:
- the LOC142165141 gene encoding uncharacterized protein LOC142165141, giving the protein MCDRCQRTGAISRRHEFPLKGILEVEIFDIWGIDFMGPFPASNGHQYILVIVDYVSKWIEAVALPTNDAKVGVKQILEKIVSASRKDWASKIDDALWAYLTAYKTPISASLYKLVYGKACDLPIELEHKAYWAIKKLKFDMDLARKKWMLQLNELEEFRLHAYENAKLKLFPEKLKSRWSGAFEIVRVTKHGAIELKDPERNGIFLVNGQREMLGIAPGCSIHPSEDNNTHKGSDDKDEVGDEVMGTMAMVLLGANDDDEPGAAVNGHS